A single genomic interval of Streptomyces sp. NBC_00663 harbors:
- a CDS encoding HAD-IA family hydrolase → MKIRAQAMLFDNDGTLVSSLASVDRCWRQWAEEYGITAEDFARVELHGRPAVEIAADLLPAEIVPKAVARIERLEVEDVPNDGVQLLPGTRDFLASLPADRWAVVTSATRRLAEARLDAVGILPKTLVCADDITRGKPDPEPYLLAARELGVDPADCVVFEDAPAGLAAGRAAGMITVALTTTHQAHELEADLVIENLSALSALVTAAGVEISTRP, encoded by the coding sequence ATGAAGATCCGTGCACAGGCCATGCTTTTCGACAACGACGGCACCCTCGTCTCCTCCCTCGCCTCCGTGGACCGCTGCTGGCGGCAGTGGGCCGAGGAGTACGGCATCACGGCCGAGGACTTCGCGCGCGTGGAGCTGCACGGGCGGCCGGCCGTCGAGATAGCCGCTGATCTGCTGCCCGCCGAGATCGTGCCCAAGGCCGTCGCGCGGATCGAGAGGCTGGAGGTGGAGGACGTGCCCAACGACGGTGTCCAGCTGCTGCCCGGCACCCGCGACTTCCTCGCCTCGCTGCCCGCCGACCGCTGGGCCGTGGTGACCTCCGCCACCCGCCGGCTCGCCGAGGCCCGCCTCGACGCCGTCGGCATCCTGCCCAAGACCCTCGTCTGCGCCGACGACATCACCCGCGGCAAGCCCGACCCCGAGCCCTACCTCCTCGCCGCCCGCGAGCTCGGTGTGGACCCCGCCGACTGCGTCGTCTTCGAGGACGCCCCCGCGGGCCTCGCGGCCGGACGCGCCGCCGGGATGATCACCGTGGCATTGACCACAACCCACCAGGCCCACGAGCTGGAGGCCGACCTGGTGATCGAGAACCTCTCGGCCTTGTCCGCCCTGGTCACGGCGGCCGGCGTGGAGATCTCCACCCGACCGTGA
- the cobT gene encoding nicotinate-nucleotide--dimethylbenzimidazole phosphoribosyltransferase — protein sequence MTDTGQVPGEGLPENVGMVEQPGVPAHGAYTYLSETTAEDEDLLLLPGAQGAWGNEVAPPAPEPVVETVQAPFADAVQEPFADAAQEPFGQPAQEPFGQPAQEPFGEFAQGAPAEPVHEPGPHETAGRDSGSVDLGGVRFPNPQPVPSAPTTPIPPITPRRPLHLGPPIPDASASPVRSLADRGPAGAPPRHAGPPTTGPEYLDVPQSLREMAPQGAAPWGAQAPAGAVAQAAETVVPAMDHAVQQTPEPVGAAQATVARLTGEAGVATAVGQAGGAPSEGVYPEGALLEGAPSEGVYPEAAYQEGVQFEGAQSEGVQLEGAYPAAQAPVGGEDAPVAGAVSDTDGGEPPVAGEVPAEASETGGADLAGAGAGAGVDAEQTAAVVNGGEVGQAVAAEAAQAAGVEAADTAGQAVDATPVADAGQAAATGVLPEAVAGQVAEAPVVPPGVEPTVPQAAEVTEAHVPQAQGAPESQVPLPPEAVAPETGQVADAVAADEAGEAAVAEATGQPAVTQAADSTAEAVALAPVAEATDPAATPEEVTPAVTEPEATVPTAPAPDAAAPTVIAPAPEATDAAAVAETSTPVEAAPGEAPAATPEPAQVAEAPAAPSEAPVAETVTVSEPPAPAQAPALAPDAPEAVPTPQAAEGVTQPSQPEATSPATAPAAPATDTPEATSPATAPATPATDTPATAVAVQIAQPEDTATAADPVAAAEVIAVEPSPEAAPGAEPLPHPTDLAPGTPDQQTAAEAGATPQPVAAPDPALQVVDAPQPEVPATDAAQPGYLQAVPVPVPAAASAQADAPQLSAPHGLIAEPAGPQVLFMDQATPAQTPGASATPHPDQPLGQFVQVEGSVPTTPHLAPTPPQPLVLPAEAAGDAGAPQDQAAVPAPREGDDPELVELVQNADDLDTRAADQEESTATVEEVRQSTGPAAPAYDDAEREAVLKVMRERRDIRNGFRSDPIPHEVLLRVLEAAHTAPSVGHSQPWDFVVIRSADTRRSMHELAMRQRDAYAKSLPKGRAKQFKELKIEAILDTPVNIVVTADPTRGGRHTLGRHTQPQMAPYSAALAVENLWLAARAEGLGVGWVSFFDEREMVRALGLPEHLEVIAYLCVGYVDEFPDEPELMQAGWSKRRPLSWVVHEETYGRRALPGEEPHDLLAETVSQIRPLDAKALGEAWERQKRMTKPPGSLGMLEIISAQLSGLSRQCPPPIPEPAAVAIFAGDHGVHAQGVTPWPQEVTAQMVANFLGGGAVCNAFASQVGAEVCVVDVGVAADLPATPGLLPRKVRAGTSDMTTGPAMTREEAKQAIEVGIETARDLVAAGNKALLTGEMGIANTTASAALISVFTDTDPAEVTGRGTGINDETLARKTEVVRRALELHQPDPADPIGVLAAIGGFEHAAIVGLLLGGASLRTPVILDGVSAGAAALVARAIAPEVLAACIAGHRSAEPGHVAALNKLGLRPLVDLDLRLGEGTGALLALPLVQSTARAMHEVATFDSAGVTEK from the coding sequence ATGACCGACACCGGCCAGGTCCCGGGCGAGGGACTGCCGGAGAACGTAGGCATGGTGGAACAGCCGGGCGTCCCTGCGCACGGTGCGTACACCTACCTCTCCGAGACCACCGCCGAGGACGAAGACCTGTTGCTGCTGCCGGGCGCCCAGGGCGCATGGGGCAACGAGGTCGCCCCGCCCGCGCCGGAGCCCGTCGTCGAGACCGTGCAGGCGCCGTTCGCGGACGCGGTGCAGGAGCCGTTCGCCGACGCCGCGCAGGAGCCCTTCGGGCAGCCCGCGCAGGAGCCCTTCGGGCAGCCCGCGCAGGAGCCCTTCGGGGAGTTCGCACAGGGTGCCCCTGCGGAGCCTGTGCACGAGCCCGGTCCGCATGAGACGGCCGGCCGCGACAGCGGCTCCGTCGACCTCGGCGGCGTCCGTTTCCCCAACCCGCAGCCCGTCCCGTCAGCTCCTACGACGCCGATCCCGCCGATTACCCCTCGTCGGCCCCTGCACCTCGGCCCGCCCATCCCGGACGCCTCCGCGAGCCCGGTCCGCTCCCTCGCGGACCGCGGCCCCGCAGGCGCGCCGCCCCGCCACGCGGGCCCGCCGACCACGGGCCCCGAGTACCTCGACGTCCCGCAGTCGCTGCGTGAGATGGCCCCGCAGGGCGCCGCACCCTGGGGCGCCCAGGCCCCCGCGGGCGCGGTGGCCCAGGCTGCCGAAACGGTTGTCCCGGCGATGGACCACGCGGTCCAGCAGACCCCGGAGCCGGTGGGCGCGGCCCAGGCCACGGTCGCCCGCCTGACGGGTGAGGCGGGGGTTGCCACGGCTGTGGGGCAGGCGGGGGGTGCGCCGTCGGAGGGCGTGTATCCGGAGGGTGCGCTTCTGGAAGGTGCGCCGTCGGAAGGTGTGTATCCCGAGGCCGCGTATCAGGAGGGCGTGCAGTTCGAAGGTGCGCAGTCGGAAGGCGTGCAGTTGGAGGGTGCGTATCCGGCGGCGCAGGCTCCGGTCGGCGGTGAGGATGCTCCCGTCGCCGGTGCGGTGTCCGACACGGACGGTGGGGAGCCGCCGGTGGCCGGGGAGGTTCCGGCCGAGGCTTCCGAGACCGGCGGTGCGGACCTGGCCGGTGCCGGTGCCGGTGCCGGTGTCGATGCCGAGCAGACCGCTGCCGTGGTGAACGGTGGTGAAGTCGGTCAGGCGGTCGCCGCCGAAGCCGCCCAGGCTGCCGGAGTTGAGGCCGCCGATACTGCGGGGCAAGCCGTCGACGCGACCCCCGTTGCGGACGCCGGGCAGGCCGCGGCCACCGGGGTCCTGCCCGAGGCCGTCGCCGGTCAGGTTGCCGAGGCTCCGGTTGTACCGCCGGGTGTCGAGCCGACGGTTCCGCAGGCCGCCGAAGTCACCGAGGCGCACGTGCCGCAGGCCCAGGGCGCCCCGGAGTCGCAGGTGCCGCTGCCTCCGGAAGCCGTTGCGCCCGAGACCGGGCAGGTCGCGGATGCTGTGGCGGCCGATGAGGCCGGGGAGGCTGCCGTGGCTGAGGCCACCGGCCAGCCCGCCGTGACTCAGGCTGCCGACTCCACCGCCGAAGCCGTTGCTCTCGCTCCCGTTGCCGAAGCCACCGACCCGGCTGCCACGCCGGAAGAGGTCACCCCCGCAGTCACCGAGCCGGAGGCCACCGTTCCCACGGCCCCCGCCCCTGACGCCGCCGCCCCGACCGTCATCGCGCCCGCGCCTGAAGCCACCGACGCCGCTGCCGTAGCCGAGACGAGCACCCCCGTAGAGGCGGCTCCCGGCGAAGCCCCCGCCGCCACGCCCGAGCCCGCCCAGGTCGCCGAAGCCCCCGCCGCCCCGTCCGAGGCCCCCGTCGCCGAGACCGTGACCGTCTCCGAGCCCCCCGCCCCGGCTCAGGCTCCGGCGCTGGCCCCGGACGCCCCCGAAGCCGTACCGACCCCGCAGGCCGCCGAAGGCGTGACGCAGCCGTCGCAGCCCGAGGCGACCTCACCGGCGACCGCCCCCGCGGCTCCTGCCACGGACACCCCCGAGGCGACCTCACCGGCAACCGCCCCAGCGACTCCCGCCACCGACACCCCCGCGACGGCCGTCGCCGTACAGATCGCGCAGCCGGAGGACACCGCCACGGCCGCCGACCCCGTCGCCGCCGCGGAGGTCATCGCCGTGGAACCGTCGCCCGAAGCCGCCCCCGGCGCCGAGCCGTTGCCCCACCCCACGGACCTCGCACCGGGCACCCCCGATCAGCAGACCGCGGCCGAGGCGGGAGCCACCCCTCAGCCGGTCGCCGCCCCCGACCCCGCGCTCCAGGTCGTGGACGCACCTCAGCCCGAGGTTCCGGCGACGGACGCGGCCCAGCCGGGATACCTCCAGGCCGTTCCCGTTCCCGTCCCCGCTGCCGCATCCGCGCAAGCCGACGCCCCGCAGCTCTCGGCCCCCCACGGGCTCATCGCCGAACCCGCGGGCCCCCAGGTGCTGTTCATGGACCAGGCCACGCCCGCGCAGACCCCCGGCGCCTCCGCCACTCCCCATCCCGACCAACCCCTGGGCCAGTTCGTCCAGGTGGAGGGTTCCGTGCCGACGACTCCGCACCTCGCCCCCACTCCACCGCAGCCGCTGGTCCTCCCCGCGGAGGCCGCGGGGGACGCCGGGGCTCCGCAGGACCAGGCCGCGGTCCCCGCCCCCCGCGAGGGCGACGACCCGGAACTCGTGGAACTCGTACAGAACGCCGACGACCTGGACACCCGGGCCGCCGATCAGGAAGAAAGCACGGCCACCGTGGAAGAAGTACGTCAGTCCACCGGCCCGGCCGCGCCCGCCTACGACGACGCCGAGCGCGAGGCCGTCCTCAAGGTCATGCGCGAGCGCCGCGACATCCGCAACGGCTTCCGCAGCGACCCCATCCCGCACGAGGTGCTGCTCCGCGTCCTGGAGGCGGCCCACACGGCCCCGTCCGTGGGCCACTCGCAGCCGTGGGACTTCGTCGTCATCCGCTCCGCCGACACCCGCCGCAGCATGCACGAGTTGGCGATGCGCCAGCGTGACGCGTACGCCAAGTCCCTCCCCAAGGGCCGGGCGAAGCAGTTCAAGGAACTGAAGATCGAGGCCATCCTCGACACCCCGGTGAACATCGTCGTCACCGCCGACCCGACCCGCGGCGGCCGTCACACCCTCGGCCGGCACACCCAGCCGCAGATGGCGCCGTACTCCGCCGCCCTCGCCGTCGAGAACCTGTGGCTCGCCGCCCGCGCCGAGGGCCTCGGCGTCGGCTGGGTCAGCTTCTTCGACGAGCGCGAGATGGTGCGGGCGCTGGGCCTGCCCGAGCACCTCGAAGTCATCGCCTACCTGTGCGTCGGGTACGTAGACGAGTTCCCGGACGAGCCCGAGCTGATGCAGGCCGGCTGGTCCAAGCGCCGCCCGCTGTCATGGGTCGTCCACGAGGAGACGTACGGCCGCCGCGCCCTGCCCGGCGAGGAGCCGCACGACCTGCTCGCCGAGACCGTCTCCCAGATCCGCCCGCTGGACGCGAAGGCGCTCGGCGAGGCCTGGGAGCGGCAGAAGCGGATGACCAAGCCGCCGGGCTCGCTCGGCATGCTGGAGATCATCTCCGCCCAGCTGTCCGGCCTGTCCCGCCAGTGCCCGCCGCCGATCCCGGAGCCCGCGGCGGTCGCGATCTTCGCCGGTGACCACGGCGTGCACGCCCAGGGCGTCACCCCCTGGCCGCAGGAGGTGACGGCCCAGATGGTCGCCAACTTCCTCGGCGGCGGCGCGGTCTGCAACGCCTTCGCGAGCCAGGTGGGCGCCGAGGTCTGTGTGGTGGACGTCGGCGTCGCGGCCGACCTCCCCGCAACCCCCGGCCTGCTGCCCCGCAAGGTCCGCGCGGGCACGTCCGACATGACCACCGGCCCCGCGATGACCCGCGAGGAGGCCAAGCAGGCCATCGAGGTCGGCATCGAGACGGCCCGTGACCTGGTCGCGGCCGGCAACAAGGCGCTCCTGACGGGCGAGATGGGCATCGCGAACACCACCGCGTCCGCCGCCCTGATCTCGGTCTTCACGGACACCGACCCGGCCGAGGTGACCGGCCGCGGCACCGGCATCAACGACGAGACCCTCGCCCGCAAGACCGAGGTCGTCCGCCGTGCCCTCGAACTCCACCAGCCCGACCCCGCCGACCCGATCGGCGTCCTGGCCGCGATCGGCGGCTTCGAACACGCGGCGATCGTCGGCCTTCTCCTGGGCGGCGCCTCCCTGCGCACCCCGGTGATCCTGGACGGCGTCAGCGCCGGTGCCGCCGCCCTGGTGGCCCGCGCCATCGCCCCCGAGGTCCTCGCGGCCTGCATCGCGGGCCACCGCAGCGCGGAGCCGGGCCACGTGGCCGCCCTGAACAAGCTGGGCCTGCGCCCCCTGGTCGACCTCGACCTCCGCCTCGGCGAGGGCACCGGCGCACTGCTCGCCCTGCCGCTGGTCCAGAGCACGGCAAGGGCGATGCACGAGGTGGCGACGTTCGACTCGGCAGGGGTGACCGAGAAGTAG
- the cbiE gene encoding precorrin-6y C5,15-methyltransferase (decarboxylating) subunit CbiE — translation MADRVTVIGWDGSPLTAAARAALGAATLVAGAAHHLELPEVPPGAERTRLGSVSLAARRIAGHRGTAVVLADGDPGFFGVVRTLRAPEFGLEVEVVPAVSSVAAAFARAGMPWDDAQVVVAHRRTLRRAVNVCRAHTKVAVLTSPGAGPAELGLLMEGVHRTFVICEELGTAREQVTVLTSDKAADHTWRDPNVVIVMGGPVAAADGGGWIAGRDPGTGPRGWVQPADAYDGPLGEGETEVLRAAQLARLGPRVGDLVWDIGCGSGAFATEAARAGAAVIAVDRDLTACGRTDAAARRFGVQLQIVRGTAPHVLENLPEPDVVRVGGGGAAVVSAVADRRPQRIVAHASTRDEAELLGRDLTEHGYRVECALLQSVELDTRAWTETERSVAFLLSGVLPDRTG, via the coding sequence ATGGCCGACCGGGTCACGGTGATCGGCTGGGACGGCTCGCCGCTGACGGCCGCGGCCCGCGCCGCGCTCGGTGCCGCGACCCTGGTGGCGGGCGCCGCCCACCATCTGGAACTGCCCGAGGTACCGCCCGGCGCCGAACGCACCCGCCTCGGCAGTGTCTCGCTGGCCGCCCGCCGGATCGCCGGCCACCGCGGCACCGCGGTCGTCCTCGCGGACGGCGATCCCGGCTTCTTCGGAGTCGTACGAACCCTGCGCGCACCCGAGTTCGGCCTGGAGGTCGAGGTCGTCCCCGCCGTCTCCTCGGTCGCCGCCGCCTTCGCCCGCGCCGGCATGCCCTGGGACGACGCCCAGGTGGTCGTCGCACACCGCCGCACCCTGCGCCGCGCGGTGAACGTGTGCCGCGCCCACACCAAGGTCGCCGTCCTCACCTCACCGGGCGCCGGCCCCGCCGAACTCGGCCTCCTGATGGAGGGCGTCCACCGCACCTTCGTCATCTGCGAGGAACTCGGCACCGCACGCGAACAGGTCACGGTCCTCACCTCCGACAAGGCCGCCGATCACACCTGGCGCGACCCCAACGTGGTCATCGTCATGGGCGGCCCGGTCGCCGCGGCCGACGGCGGCGGCTGGATCGCCGGCCGGGACCCCGGCACCGGACCGCGCGGCTGGGTCCAGCCCGCCGACGCCTACGACGGCCCGCTCGGCGAGGGCGAGACCGAGGTGCTGCGCGCGGCCCAACTCGCCCGTCTCGGCCCGCGCGTCGGTGACCTCGTCTGGGACATCGGCTGCGGCAGCGGTGCCTTCGCCACCGAGGCCGCCCGGGCCGGCGCCGCCGTCATCGCCGTCGACCGGGACCTCACCGCCTGCGGCCGCACCGACGCCGCCGCCCGGCGGTTCGGCGTCCAGCTCCAGATCGTCCGCGGCACCGCCCCGCACGTCCTGGAGAACCTGCCCGAACCGGACGTCGTCCGCGTCGGCGGCGGGGGAGCCGCGGTCGTCTCCGCGGTCGCCGACCGCCGCCCCCAGCGCATCGTCGCCCACGCCTCGACCCGCGACGAGGCCGAACTCCTCGGCCGCGACCTGACCGAACACGGCTACCGCGTCGAGTGCGCCCTCCTCCAGTCCGTCGAACTCGACACCAGGGCCTGGACGGAGACGGAACGGAGCGTCGCGTTCCTGCTCAGCGGGGTATTGCCCGACCGCACCGGGTGA
- a CDS encoding GNAT family N-acetyltransferase codes for MGMSVTISAATVQDAEQIFRLQYLCFQSEAALYGNYRIDPLVQSLDSVREEVASDCVFVARLGEEVVGSVRGHVTEDGSAAIGKLCVHPRLQGHGIGARLLRAAESALAEERGATRFRLFTGHRSEGNLRLYRKVGYEAVGTSKGADGVPMIVLEKPAGTYAATA; via the coding sequence ATGGGCATGAGCGTGACCATCTCTGCGGCGACCGTGCAGGACGCGGAGCAGATCTTCAGGTTGCAGTACCTGTGCTTCCAGAGCGAGGCGGCGCTGTACGGCAACTACCGCATCGATCCGCTCGTCCAGAGCCTGGACTCGGTCCGTGAGGAGGTCGCCTCGGACTGCGTCTTCGTGGCCCGGCTCGGCGAGGAGGTCGTCGGCTCGGTCCGCGGCCATGTCACCGAGGACGGCTCGGCCGCCATCGGCAAGCTCTGCGTCCACCCCCGCCTCCAGGGCCACGGCATCGGCGCCCGGCTGCTGCGGGCGGCGGAGTCGGCCCTGGCCGAGGAGCGCGGCGCCACCCGGTTCCGCCTGTTCACCGGCCACCGCAGCGAGGGCAACCTGCGCCTGTACCGCAAGGTGGGCTACGAGGCGGTGGGCACGTCCAAGGGTGCCGACGGAGTCCCCATGATCGTCCTGGAGAAGCCGGCGGGGACGTACGCAGCAACGGCATAG
- a CDS encoding GNAT family N-acetyltransferase, translating into MTSTFPNISISTERLVLRPLDEDDVPALTEMMNDEQVAAWTDVPQPFTEENARGWISEYAPTERAAGRGLDLAVTEFLTQRLVGVVQLTKTNWHIRATELSYIIAPWARGEGYASEAALATAQWLFTDQKFERIELRTAADNTASQQVAQKIGCISEGVLRNACIARVRTEDDTWADVRTDFIVWSLLPEDIEGAGEQLADSGGFTSYGDWN; encoded by the coding sequence ATGACTAGCACCTTCCCCAACATCTCCATCAGCACGGAGCGGTTGGTGCTGCGTCCCCTCGACGAGGACGATGTGCCCGCGTTGACCGAGATGATGAACGACGAGCAGGTCGCGGCCTGGACCGACGTTCCCCAGCCCTTCACCGAGGAGAACGCGCGCGGCTGGATCAGCGAGTACGCGCCCACCGAACGCGCGGCGGGCCGCGGACTGGACCTCGCCGTCACCGAGTTCCTCACCCAGCGCCTGGTCGGCGTCGTCCAGCTGACGAAGACCAACTGGCACATCCGCGCCACGGAACTGTCGTACATCATCGCCCCCTGGGCCCGCGGCGAGGGCTACGCCTCCGAGGCCGCGCTCGCCACCGCCCAATGGCTGTTCACCGACCAGAAGTTCGAGCGCATAGAGCTCCGCACGGCCGCCGACAACACCGCCTCCCAGCAGGTCGCCCAGAAGATCGGCTGCATCAGCGAGGGCGTCCTGCGCAACGCCTGCATAGCGCGGGTCCGCACCGAGGACGACACCTGGGCCGACGTCCGCACCGACTTCATCGTCTGGAGCCTGCTGCCGGAGGACATCGAGGGCGCGGGGGAGCAGTTGGCCGACTCGGGCGGTTTCACGTCGTACGGCGACTGGAACTGA
- a CDS encoding methionine ABC transporter permease, with translation MTWSEMQPLLSQACWDTLYMVGWSTVIAVVGGLPLGVLLVLTDRGGLLQNVVANKVIGQVVNVARSMPFIILMVALMGFTRSITGTTIGREAAIVPLAIGAIPFFARLVETAVREVDGGLVEAVQSMGGNTWTIVRKVLVPESLPSLIASTTTTIVALIGYSAMAGTVGAGGLGDIAIRYGYQRFETQLMWITVAILAVVISLIQFAGDIAARSLHSRGGKTGPAPKLRLLKAATADTKTV, from the coding sequence GTGACCTGGTCCGAGATGCAGCCCCTGCTGTCCCAGGCGTGTTGGGACACCCTCTACATGGTCGGCTGGTCCACCGTCATCGCCGTCGTCGGCGGCCTTCCGCTCGGTGTCCTCCTCGTCCTCACCGACCGGGGCGGGCTCCTCCAGAACGTCGTCGCCAACAAGGTCATCGGTCAGGTCGTGAACGTCGCCCGGTCGATGCCGTTCATCATCCTGATGGTCGCGCTGATGGGCTTCACCCGCTCCATCACCGGCACCACCATCGGCCGTGAGGCCGCGATCGTGCCGCTCGCCATCGGGGCGATCCCGTTCTTCGCGCGCCTCGTCGAGACGGCGGTTCGCGAAGTGGACGGCGGACTCGTCGAGGCCGTGCAGTCGATGGGCGGCAACACCTGGACCATCGTCCGCAAGGTCCTCGTACCGGAGTCGCTGCCCTCCCTGATCGCCAGCACCACGACCACGATCGTGGCGCTGATCGGCTACTCCGCGATGGCCGGCACCGTCGGCGCCGGCGGCCTCGGCGACATCGCCATCCGCTACGGCTACCAGCGCTTCGAGACCCAGCTCATGTGGATCACCGTCGCGATCCTCGCGGTCGTCATCTCGCTGATCCAGTTCGCCGGCGACATCGCGGCCCGCTCGCTGCACAGCCGCGGCGGCAAGACGGGTCCGGCGCCGAAGCTGCGGCTGCTGAAGGCCGCGACGGCCGACACCAAGACCGTCTGA
- a CDS encoding MetQ/NlpA family ABC transporter substrate-binding protein: MRNTAKLTTAVLAAGALTFGLAACGSENGSAGSTDTSGPLVVAASPTPHAEILNYVKDNLAKKAGLDLEVKEFTDYVTPNTATEDGSVDANYFQNQPYLDDFNKKNGTHIVPVVTVHLEPLGLYSHTVKSADALKSGATVAVPNDSVNEARALKLLAANGIITLKDGVGNEATPADITKNPKNLKFKELEAAQTPRSLDDVDAAVINGNYAIEADLSPAEDALVLESATDNPYGNFLAVKDGNEDDPRVKKLAKLLTSDEVKKFIEDKYDGSVIPSF, translated from the coding sequence GTGCGTAACACCGCAAAGCTCACGACCGCAGTCCTCGCCGCCGGCGCCCTCACCTTCGGGCTCGCCGCATGCGGCTCGGAGAACGGCTCCGCGGGTTCCACCGACACCAGCGGCCCGCTGGTCGTCGCCGCGAGCCCCACCCCGCACGCCGAGATCCTCAACTACGTCAAGGACAACCTGGCGAAGAAGGCGGGCCTCGACCTGGAGGTCAAGGAGTTCACCGACTACGTCACGCCGAACACGGCGACGGAGGACGGCTCGGTCGACGCCAACTACTTCCAGAACCAGCCGTACCTCGACGACTTCAACAAGAAGAACGGCACCCACATCGTGCCCGTCGTGACGGTCCACCTGGAGCCGCTCGGCCTCTACTCCCACACGGTGAAGAGCGCCGACGCGCTGAAGAGCGGCGCCACCGTCGCGGTCCCGAACGACAGCGTCAACGAGGCCCGTGCGCTCAAGCTCCTCGCCGCCAACGGGATCATCACGCTCAAGGACGGCGTGGGCAACGAGGCGACCCCCGCCGACATCACCAAGAACCCCAAGAACCTCAAGTTCAAGGAGCTGGAGGCGGCCCAGACCCCGCGCTCCCTGGACGACGTCGACGCGGCCGTCATCAACGGCAACTACGCCATCGAGGCCGACCTCTCGCCCGCCGAGGACGCCCTCGTCCTGGAGTCCGCGACGGACAACCCGTACGGCAACTTCCTCGCGGTGAAGGACGGCAACGAGGACGACCCGCGCGTGAAGAAGCTCGCCAAGCTCCTCACCTCCGACGAGGTCAAGAAGTTCATCGAGGACAAGTACGACGGTTCCGTCATCCCGTCCTTCTGA
- a CDS encoding methionine ABC transporter ATP-binding protein: protein MITTTGLTKVYRSRGREVTALDGVDLHVREGEVYGVIGQSGAGKSSLIRCVNLLERPTAGTVTVAGRDLTALAGRGPRAGKELREARSRIGMVFQHFNLLSSRTVQDNIELPLEILGKSGKERSRKALELLDLVGLADKAKAYPAQLSGGQKQRVGIARALAGDPKVLLSDEATSALDPETTRSILQLLRDLNRQLGLTVLLITHEMDVVKSICDSAALMENGRIVESGTVSELLATPGSELATALFPVGGEATGADRTVVDVTFHGEAATQPVISQLSRTYNIDISILGAAIDTVGGLQVGRMRIELPGRYEDNVVPIGFLREQGLQIDVVDEPVLVKEGAK from the coding sequence GTGATCACCACAACGGGCCTCACCAAGGTCTACCGCTCACGCGGCCGAGAGGTCACCGCCCTCGACGGCGTCGATCTCCACGTCCGCGAAGGCGAGGTCTACGGCGTCATCGGCCAGTCCGGCGCCGGCAAGTCCTCCCTCATCCGCTGCGTCAACCTGCTGGAGCGCCCCACCGCCGGCACGGTCACCGTCGCCGGCCGGGACCTCACCGCCCTCGCCGGGCGCGGCCCGCGGGCCGGCAAGGAACTCCGCGAGGCGCGCAGCCGTATCGGCATGGTCTTCCAGCACTTCAACCTGCTGTCCTCCCGGACCGTCCAGGACAACATCGAGCTGCCCCTCGAGATCCTCGGCAAGTCCGGCAAGGAGCGCTCGCGCAAGGCACTGGAACTGCTCGACCTCGTCGGGCTGGCCGACAAGGCGAAGGCCTACCCGGCCCAGCTCTCCGGCGGCCAGAAGCAGCGCGTCGGCATCGCCCGCGCCCTGGCCGGCGACCCCAAGGTCCTGCTCTCCGACGAGGCCACCAGCGCCCTCGACCCGGAGACCACCCGCTCCATCCTCCAGCTGCTGCGCGACCTCAACCGCCAACTGGGCCTGACCGTCCTGCTCATCACCCACGAGATGGACGTCGTGAAGTCGATCTGCGACTCCGCCGCCCTCATGGAGAACGGCCGCATCGTCGAGTCCGGGACGGTGAGCGAACTGCTCGCGACCCCCGGCTCCGAGCTCGCCACCGCGCTCTTCCCGGTCGGTGGCGAGGCCACCGGCGCCGACCGCACCGTCGTCGACGTCACCTTCCACGGCGAGGCCGCGACCCAGCCGGTCATCTCCCAGCTGTCGCGCACCTACAACATCGACATCTCCATCCTCGGCGCCGCCATCGACACCGTCGGCGGCCTCCAGGTCGGCCGGATGCGCATCGAACTGCCCGGCCGCTACGAGGACAACGTCGTGCCGATCGGGTTCCTGCGCGAGCAGGGCCTCCAGATCGACGTCGTCGACGAGCCGGTGCTCGTGAAGGAAGGTGCCAAGTGA